The Primulina huaijiensis isolate GDHJ02 chromosome 17, ASM1229523v2, whole genome shotgun sequence genome window below encodes:
- the LOC140963668 gene encoding homeobox-leucine zipper protein ATHB-22-like yields the protein MDWNGNFRVPFVPRVPDPSSFSFLYSYNYDHYPAGLEMKQQSMQATQHAMLPALMDNKSCNVSSNYGQDPKKKRLNTDQLDSLENSFQEEIKLDPERKMKLAKDLGLQPRQIAVWFQNRRARWKVKQLERLYDSLKQEFDHVSREKQKLQQEVFSLRAILKDQVAAKKQVSTAFTEVSGEETVESTSIPGSDKSPGHINQIPECSYAINVDDYNPVMMGAAYWADMPSCS from the exons ATGGATTGGAATGGCAATTTTCGGGTGCCTTTTGTTCCTCGAGTGCCCGATCCGAGCTCTTTCAGCTTCCTCTACAGCTACAACTACGATCATTATCCTGCAG GTTTAGAAATGAAGCAGCAATCGATGCAGGCGACGCAACATGCTATGCTTCCAGCATTGATGGACAACAAGAGCTGCAACGTTAGCAGTAACTACGGACAAGATCCAAAGAAGAAAAGATTGAACACGGATCAGTTGGATTCGCTGGAGAACAGTTTTCAGGAAGAGATTAAGTTAGACCCCGAAAGGAAAATGAAACTGGCTAAGGATCTGGGGCTGCAGCCTCGGCAGATTGCTGTTTGGTTCCAGAACAGAAGGGCTCGCTGGAAGGTCAAGCAGCTCGAGCGATTGTACGATTCGCTTAAACAAGAATTCGATCATGTTTCCAGGGAGAAACAGAAGCTTCAACAAGAG GTCTTCTCACTAAGAGCAATACTAAAGGATCAAGTGGCCGCTAAGAAGCAAGTCTCCACAGCCTTTACAGAAGTTTCCGGTGAAGAAACCGTCGAGAGCACATCGATTCCGGGTTCGGACAAGTCCCCTGGACACATTAACCAAATCCCTGAATGCAGCTATGCTATAAATGTGGATGACTACAATCCAGTTATGATGGGTGCTGCATACTGGGCCGATATGCCTTCGTGTTCTTGA